The following proteins come from a genomic window of Bacteroidales bacterium:
- a CDS encoding energy transducer TonB, protein MVKLLIVVVFAVYSNCGYCQQDSIQEMGYPFEEVPKFNGDIRLFVQKSIVYPISAIADSIEGKVFVKYLVDTSGFTTGHVIEKGIRDDLNNEAIRVARLIKYDSPAKLRGKSVLFYYTLPIEFKLPSKDVSSNHALTKKKCKK, encoded by the coding sequence ATGGTAAAATTATTAATAGTTGTCGTATTTGCTGTTTATTCCAACTGCGGGTATTGCCAGCAGGACAGCATTCAAGAGATGGGCTATCCTTTTGAGGAGGTGCCTAAGTTTAATGGAGATATAAGGCTTTTTGTTCAGAAAAGCATTGTTTATCCAATATCAGCGATTGCAGATTCGATAGAGGGAAAGGTATTTGTAAAGTATTTGGTAGATACGTCAGGTTTTACAACAGGACATGTAATAGAAAAAGGGATCAGGGATGACTTAAATAACGAAGCGATTAGGGTTGCAAGGTTAATTAAGTATGATAGCCCAGCAAAATTAAGGGGTAAATCTGTTTTATTTTATTACACATTGCCAATTGAGTTTAAACTACCAAGCAAAGACGTCAGTTCCAATCATGCACTAACCAAGAAAAAATGTAAGAAATAA